A single region of the Tachyglossus aculeatus isolate mTacAcu1 chromosome X1, mTacAcu1.pri, whole genome shotgun sequence genome encodes:
- the CPNE9 gene encoding copine-9 isoform X2: protein MASPGAFDRSVPATKIEITVSCRNLLDLDTFSKSDPVVVLFAQSRASQEWREFGRTEVIDNTLNPDFVRKFVLDYFFEEKQNLRFDVYNVDSKTNISKPKDFLGQAFLALGEVIGGQGSRVERPLTGIPGKKCGTILLTAEELSNCRDIATMQLCANKLDKKDFFGKSDPFLVFYRSNEDGTFTICHKTEVVKNTLNPVWQPFQIPVRALCNGDYDRTVKIDVYDWDRDGSHDFIGEFTTSYRELTRAQSQFTVYEVLNPRKKCKKKKYVNSGTVTLLSFTVDSEFTFVDYIKGGTQLNFTVAIDFTASNGNPLQPTSLHYMSPYQLSAYAMALKAVGEIIQDYDSDKLFPAYGFGAKLPPEGRISHQFPLNNDSENPNCEGIEGVLESYFQSLRTVQLYGPTYFAPVINQVARAAAQVSDGSQYYVLLIITDGVISDMTQTKEAIVSASSLPMSIIIVGVGPAMFEAMEELDGDDVRVSSRGRYAERDIVQFVPFRDYIDRSGNQVLSMARLAKDVLAEIPEQLLSYMRSRDIKPRPAPVSGPCSASLKP, encoded by the exons ATGGCGTCGCCGGGAGCTTTCGACCGCAGCGTCCCGGCCACCAAGATCGAGATAACCGTGTCCTGCCG gaaCCTGCTGGATCTCGATACCTTTTCCAAATCTGATCCCG TGGTGGTGCTGTTCGCGCAGAGCAGGGCCAGCCAGGAGTGGAGGGAG TTCGGCCGGACGGAGGTGATCGACAACACGCTCAACCCGGACTTCGTGCGCAAATTCGTCCTGGATTACTTCTTCGAAGAGAAGCAGAACCTGCGCTTCGATGT GTACAACGTGGATTCTAAAACCAACATCTCCAAACCG AAG GACTTCCTTGGGCAGGCGTTCCTGGCCCTGGGCGAGGTGATCGGAGGGCAGGGCAGCCGCGTGGAGCGGCCCCTCAC GGGCATTCCAGGGAAGAAATGTGGGACAATCCTCCTAACCGCTGAGGAGCTCAGCAATTGTCGG GATATCGCCACGATGCAGCTCTGTGCCAACAAACTGGACAAGAAGGATTTCTTTGGGAAGTCGGACCCCTTCCTCGTCTTCTATCGGAGCAACGAGGATGGCAC GTTCACCATTTGTCACAAGACCGAAGTGGTGAAGAACACACTGAACCCCGTGTGGCAGCCCTTCCAAATTCCCGTCCGGGCACTCTGCAATGGTGACTATGACAG GACTGTGAAGATAGACGTGTATGACTGGGACCGAGATGGGAG TCATGACTTCATTGGAGAGTTCACGACCAGTTACCGGGAGCTGACCCGAGCCCAGAGCCAATTTACAGTGTATGAG GTTCTTAACCCTCGGAAGAAATGTAAGAAGAAGAAATATGTCAATTCCGGGACG GTGACACTGCTGTCTTTCACTGTGGACTCCGAGTTCACCTTCGTAGATTACATCAAGGGCGG GACCCAGTTGAACTTCACAGTGGCCATAGACTTCACTGCCTCCAATG GGAACCCCCTGCAGCCCACCTCCCTGCACTACATGAGCCCGTACCAGCTCAGTGCCTATGCCATGGCACTCAAGGCCGTCGGGGAGATCATCCAGGACTATGACAGCGACAAGCTCTTCCCAGCCTACGGCTTTGGAGCCAAGCTGCCCCCTGAGGGCCGGATTTCCCATCAGTTCCCGCTG AACAACGATTCCGAGAATCCCAACTGCGAAGGCATCGAGGGGGTCCTGGAGAGCTACTTCCAGAGCCTGAGGACTGTTCAGCTCTATGGTCCCACCTATTTCGCCCCAGTCATCAACCAGGTGGCCCG GGCAGCGGCGCAGGTCTCGGATGGGTCCCAGTACTACGTGCTCCTCATCATCACGGATGGGGTCATCTCAGACATGACGCAGACCAAGGAGGCCATTGTCAGT GCTTCCTCATTGCCCATGTCCATCATCATTGTGGGAGTGGGGCCTGCTATGTTTGAAG CGATGGAAGAGTTGGACGGGGACGATGTGCGGGTGTCCTCCCGCGGCCGCTACGCAGAGAGGGACATCGTGCAG TTTGTCCCTTTTCGTGACTACATAGACCGTTCCGGGAACCAAGTGCTGAGCATGGCCCGGCTAGCCAAGGATGTGCTGGCTGAGATCCCCGAGCAGCTGCTGTCCTACATGCGCAGCCGGGACATCAAGCCACGGCCCGCCCCGGTCTCTggcccctgctctgcctccctgaagccttga
- the CPNE9 gene encoding copine-9 isoform X3, whose product MASPGAFDRSVPATKIEITVSCRNLLDLDTFSKSDPVVVLFAQSRASQEWREFGRTEVIDNTLNPDFVRKFVLDYFFEEKQNLRFDVYNVDSKTNISKPDFLGQAFLALGEVIGGQGSRVERPLTRGIPGKKCGTILLTAEELSNCRDIATMQLCANKLDKKDFFGKSDPFLVFYRSNEDGTFTICHKTEVVKNTLNPVWQPFQIPVRALCNGDYDRTVKIDVYDWDRDGSHDFIGEFTTSYRELTRAQSQFTVYEVLNPRKKCKKKKYVNSGTVTLLSFTVDSEFTFVDYIKGGTQLNFTVAIDFTASNGNPLQPTSLHYMSPYQLSAYAMALKAVGEIIQDYDSDKLFPAYGFGAKLPPEGRISHQFPLNNDSENPNCEGIEGVLESYFQSLRTVQLYGPTYFAPVINQVARAAAQVSDGSQYYVLLIITDGVISDMTQTKEAIVSASSLPMSIIIVGVGPAMFEAMEELDGDDVRVSSRGRYAERDIVQFVPFRDYIDRSGNQVLSMARLAKDVLAEIPEQLLSYMRSRDIKPRPAPVSGPCSASLKP is encoded by the exons ATGGCGTCGCCGGGAGCTTTCGACCGCAGCGTCCCGGCCACCAAGATCGAGATAACCGTGTCCTGCCG gaaCCTGCTGGATCTCGATACCTTTTCCAAATCTGATCCCG TGGTGGTGCTGTTCGCGCAGAGCAGGGCCAGCCAGGAGTGGAGGGAG TTCGGCCGGACGGAGGTGATCGACAACACGCTCAACCCGGACTTCGTGCGCAAATTCGTCCTGGATTACTTCTTCGAAGAGAAGCAGAACCTGCGCTTCGATGT GTACAACGTGGATTCTAAAACCAACATCTCCAAACCG GACTTCCTTGGGCAGGCGTTCCTGGCCCTGGGCGAGGTGATCGGAGGGCAGGGCAGCCGCGTGGAGCGGCCCCTCAC CAGGGGCATTCCAGGGAAGAAATGTGGGACAATCCTCCTAACCGCTGAGGAGCTCAGCAATTGTCGG GATATCGCCACGATGCAGCTCTGTGCCAACAAACTGGACAAGAAGGATTTCTTTGGGAAGTCGGACCCCTTCCTCGTCTTCTATCGGAGCAACGAGGATGGCAC GTTCACCATTTGTCACAAGACCGAAGTGGTGAAGAACACACTGAACCCCGTGTGGCAGCCCTTCCAAATTCCCGTCCGGGCACTCTGCAATGGTGACTATGACAG GACTGTGAAGATAGACGTGTATGACTGGGACCGAGATGGGAG TCATGACTTCATTGGAGAGTTCACGACCAGTTACCGGGAGCTGACCCGAGCCCAGAGCCAATTTACAGTGTATGAG GTTCTTAACCCTCGGAAGAAATGTAAGAAGAAGAAATATGTCAATTCCGGGACG GTGACACTGCTGTCTTTCACTGTGGACTCCGAGTTCACCTTCGTAGATTACATCAAGGGCGG GACCCAGTTGAACTTCACAGTGGCCATAGACTTCACTGCCTCCAATG GGAACCCCCTGCAGCCCACCTCCCTGCACTACATGAGCCCGTACCAGCTCAGTGCCTATGCCATGGCACTCAAGGCCGTCGGGGAGATCATCCAGGACTATGACAGCGACAAGCTCTTCCCAGCCTACGGCTTTGGAGCCAAGCTGCCCCCTGAGGGCCGGATTTCCCATCAGTTCCCGCTG AACAACGATTCCGAGAATCCCAACTGCGAAGGCATCGAGGGGGTCCTGGAGAGCTACTTCCAGAGCCTGAGGACTGTTCAGCTCTATGGTCCCACCTATTTCGCCCCAGTCATCAACCAGGTGGCCCG GGCAGCGGCGCAGGTCTCGGATGGGTCCCAGTACTACGTGCTCCTCATCATCACGGATGGGGTCATCTCAGACATGACGCAGACCAAGGAGGCCATTGTCAGT GCTTCCTCATTGCCCATGTCCATCATCATTGTGGGAGTGGGGCCTGCTATGTTTGAAG CGATGGAAGAGTTGGACGGGGACGATGTGCGGGTGTCCTCCCGCGGCCGCTACGCAGAGAGGGACATCGTGCAG TTTGTCCCTTTTCGTGACTACATAGACCGTTCCGGGAACCAAGTGCTGAGCATGGCCCGGCTAGCCAAGGATGTGCTGGCTGAGATCCCCGAGCAGCTGCTGTCCTACATGCGCAGCCGGGACATCAAGCCACGGCCCGCCCCGGTCTCTggcccctgctctgcctccctgaagccttga
- the CPNE9 gene encoding copine-9 isoform X1, with the protein MASPGAFDRSVPATKIEITVSCRNLLDLDTFSKSDPVVVLFAQSRASQEWREFGRTEVIDNTLNPDFVRKFVLDYFFEEKQNLRFDVYNVDSKTNISKPKDFLGQAFLALGEVIGGQGSRVERPLTRGIPGKKCGTILLTAEELSNCRDIATMQLCANKLDKKDFFGKSDPFLVFYRSNEDGTFTICHKTEVVKNTLNPVWQPFQIPVRALCNGDYDRTVKIDVYDWDRDGSHDFIGEFTTSYRELTRAQSQFTVYEVLNPRKKCKKKKYVNSGTVTLLSFTVDSEFTFVDYIKGGTQLNFTVAIDFTASNGNPLQPTSLHYMSPYQLSAYAMALKAVGEIIQDYDSDKLFPAYGFGAKLPPEGRISHQFPLNNDSENPNCEGIEGVLESYFQSLRTVQLYGPTYFAPVINQVARAAAQVSDGSQYYVLLIITDGVISDMTQTKEAIVSASSLPMSIIIVGVGPAMFEAMEELDGDDVRVSSRGRYAERDIVQFVPFRDYIDRSGNQVLSMARLAKDVLAEIPEQLLSYMRSRDIKPRPAPVSGPCSASLKP; encoded by the exons ATGGCGTCGCCGGGAGCTTTCGACCGCAGCGTCCCGGCCACCAAGATCGAGATAACCGTGTCCTGCCG gaaCCTGCTGGATCTCGATACCTTTTCCAAATCTGATCCCG TGGTGGTGCTGTTCGCGCAGAGCAGGGCCAGCCAGGAGTGGAGGGAG TTCGGCCGGACGGAGGTGATCGACAACACGCTCAACCCGGACTTCGTGCGCAAATTCGTCCTGGATTACTTCTTCGAAGAGAAGCAGAACCTGCGCTTCGATGT GTACAACGTGGATTCTAAAACCAACATCTCCAAACCG AAG GACTTCCTTGGGCAGGCGTTCCTGGCCCTGGGCGAGGTGATCGGAGGGCAGGGCAGCCGCGTGGAGCGGCCCCTCAC CAGGGGCATTCCAGGGAAGAAATGTGGGACAATCCTCCTAACCGCTGAGGAGCTCAGCAATTGTCGG GATATCGCCACGATGCAGCTCTGTGCCAACAAACTGGACAAGAAGGATTTCTTTGGGAAGTCGGACCCCTTCCTCGTCTTCTATCGGAGCAACGAGGATGGCAC GTTCACCATTTGTCACAAGACCGAAGTGGTGAAGAACACACTGAACCCCGTGTGGCAGCCCTTCCAAATTCCCGTCCGGGCACTCTGCAATGGTGACTATGACAG GACTGTGAAGATAGACGTGTATGACTGGGACCGAGATGGGAG TCATGACTTCATTGGAGAGTTCACGACCAGTTACCGGGAGCTGACCCGAGCCCAGAGCCAATTTACAGTGTATGAG GTTCTTAACCCTCGGAAGAAATGTAAGAAGAAGAAATATGTCAATTCCGGGACG GTGACACTGCTGTCTTTCACTGTGGACTCCGAGTTCACCTTCGTAGATTACATCAAGGGCGG GACCCAGTTGAACTTCACAGTGGCCATAGACTTCACTGCCTCCAATG GGAACCCCCTGCAGCCCACCTCCCTGCACTACATGAGCCCGTACCAGCTCAGTGCCTATGCCATGGCACTCAAGGCCGTCGGGGAGATCATCCAGGACTATGACAGCGACAAGCTCTTCCCAGCCTACGGCTTTGGAGCCAAGCTGCCCCCTGAGGGCCGGATTTCCCATCAGTTCCCGCTG AACAACGATTCCGAGAATCCCAACTGCGAAGGCATCGAGGGGGTCCTGGAGAGCTACTTCCAGAGCCTGAGGACTGTTCAGCTCTATGGTCCCACCTATTTCGCCCCAGTCATCAACCAGGTGGCCCG GGCAGCGGCGCAGGTCTCGGATGGGTCCCAGTACTACGTGCTCCTCATCATCACGGATGGGGTCATCTCAGACATGACGCAGACCAAGGAGGCCATTGTCAGT GCTTCCTCATTGCCCATGTCCATCATCATTGTGGGAGTGGGGCCTGCTATGTTTGAAG CGATGGAAGAGTTGGACGGGGACGATGTGCGGGTGTCCTCCCGCGGCCGCTACGCAGAGAGGGACATCGTGCAG TTTGTCCCTTTTCGTGACTACATAGACCGTTCCGGGAACCAAGTGCTGAGCATGGCCCGGCTAGCCAAGGATGTGCTGGCTGAGATCCCCGAGCAGCTGCTGTCCTACATGCGCAGCCGGGACATCAAGCCACGGCCCGCCCCGGTCTCTggcccctgctctgcctccctgaagccttga
- the CPNE9 gene encoding copine-9 isoform X4, translated as MASPGAFDRSVPATKIEITVSCRNLLDLDTFSKSDPVVVLFAQSRASQEWREFGRTEVIDNTLNPDFVRKFVLDYFFEEKQNLRFDVYNVDSKTNISKPDFLGQAFLALGEVIGGQGSRVERPLTGIPGKKCGTILLTAEELSNCRDIATMQLCANKLDKKDFFGKSDPFLVFYRSNEDGTFTICHKTEVVKNTLNPVWQPFQIPVRALCNGDYDRTVKIDVYDWDRDGSHDFIGEFTTSYRELTRAQSQFTVYEVLNPRKKCKKKKYVNSGTVTLLSFTVDSEFTFVDYIKGGTQLNFTVAIDFTASNGNPLQPTSLHYMSPYQLSAYAMALKAVGEIIQDYDSDKLFPAYGFGAKLPPEGRISHQFPLNNDSENPNCEGIEGVLESYFQSLRTVQLYGPTYFAPVINQVARAAAQVSDGSQYYVLLIITDGVISDMTQTKEAIVSASSLPMSIIIVGVGPAMFEAMEELDGDDVRVSSRGRYAERDIVQFVPFRDYIDRSGNQVLSMARLAKDVLAEIPEQLLSYMRSRDIKPRPAPVSGPCSASLKP; from the exons ATGGCGTCGCCGGGAGCTTTCGACCGCAGCGTCCCGGCCACCAAGATCGAGATAACCGTGTCCTGCCG gaaCCTGCTGGATCTCGATACCTTTTCCAAATCTGATCCCG TGGTGGTGCTGTTCGCGCAGAGCAGGGCCAGCCAGGAGTGGAGGGAG TTCGGCCGGACGGAGGTGATCGACAACACGCTCAACCCGGACTTCGTGCGCAAATTCGTCCTGGATTACTTCTTCGAAGAGAAGCAGAACCTGCGCTTCGATGT GTACAACGTGGATTCTAAAACCAACATCTCCAAACCG GACTTCCTTGGGCAGGCGTTCCTGGCCCTGGGCGAGGTGATCGGAGGGCAGGGCAGCCGCGTGGAGCGGCCCCTCAC GGGCATTCCAGGGAAGAAATGTGGGACAATCCTCCTAACCGCTGAGGAGCTCAGCAATTGTCGG GATATCGCCACGATGCAGCTCTGTGCCAACAAACTGGACAAGAAGGATTTCTTTGGGAAGTCGGACCCCTTCCTCGTCTTCTATCGGAGCAACGAGGATGGCAC GTTCACCATTTGTCACAAGACCGAAGTGGTGAAGAACACACTGAACCCCGTGTGGCAGCCCTTCCAAATTCCCGTCCGGGCACTCTGCAATGGTGACTATGACAG GACTGTGAAGATAGACGTGTATGACTGGGACCGAGATGGGAG TCATGACTTCATTGGAGAGTTCACGACCAGTTACCGGGAGCTGACCCGAGCCCAGAGCCAATTTACAGTGTATGAG GTTCTTAACCCTCGGAAGAAATGTAAGAAGAAGAAATATGTCAATTCCGGGACG GTGACACTGCTGTCTTTCACTGTGGACTCCGAGTTCACCTTCGTAGATTACATCAAGGGCGG GACCCAGTTGAACTTCACAGTGGCCATAGACTTCACTGCCTCCAATG GGAACCCCCTGCAGCCCACCTCCCTGCACTACATGAGCCCGTACCAGCTCAGTGCCTATGCCATGGCACTCAAGGCCGTCGGGGAGATCATCCAGGACTATGACAGCGACAAGCTCTTCCCAGCCTACGGCTTTGGAGCCAAGCTGCCCCCTGAGGGCCGGATTTCCCATCAGTTCCCGCTG AACAACGATTCCGAGAATCCCAACTGCGAAGGCATCGAGGGGGTCCTGGAGAGCTACTTCCAGAGCCTGAGGACTGTTCAGCTCTATGGTCCCACCTATTTCGCCCCAGTCATCAACCAGGTGGCCCG GGCAGCGGCGCAGGTCTCGGATGGGTCCCAGTACTACGTGCTCCTCATCATCACGGATGGGGTCATCTCAGACATGACGCAGACCAAGGAGGCCATTGTCAGT GCTTCCTCATTGCCCATGTCCATCATCATTGTGGGAGTGGGGCCTGCTATGTTTGAAG CGATGGAAGAGTTGGACGGGGACGATGTGCGGGTGTCCTCCCGCGGCCGCTACGCAGAGAGGGACATCGTGCAG TTTGTCCCTTTTCGTGACTACATAGACCGTTCCGGGAACCAAGTGCTGAGCATGGCCCGGCTAGCCAAGGATGTGCTGGCTGAGATCCCCGAGCAGCTGCTGTCCTACATGCGCAGCCGGGACATCAAGCCACGGCCCGCCCCGGTCTCTggcccctgctctgcctccctgaagccttga
- the CPNE9 gene encoding copine-9 isoform X5, translating to MASPGAFDRSVPATKIEITVSCRNLLDLDTFSKSDPVVVLFAQSRASQEWREFGRTEVIDNTLNPDFVRKFVLDYFFEEKQNLRFDVYNVDSKTNISKPKDFLGQAFLALGEVIGGQGSRVERPLTRGIPGKKCGTILLTAEELSNCRDIATMQLCANKLDKKDFFGKSDPFLVFYRSNEDGTFTICHKTEVVKNTLNPVWQPFQIPVRALCNGDYDRTVKIDVYDWDRDGSHDFIGEFTTSYRELTRAQSQFTVYEVLNPRKKCKKKKYVNSGTVTLLSFTVDSEFTFVDYIKGGTQLNFTVAIDFTASNGNPLQPTSLHYMSPYQLSAYAMALKAVGEIIQDYDSDKLFPAYGFGAKLPPEGRISHQFPLNNDSENPNCEGIEGVLESYFQSLRTVQLYGPTYFAPVINQVARAAAQVSDGSQYYVLLIITDGVISDMTQTKEAIVSRWKSWTGTMCGCPPAAATQRGTSCSLSLFVTT from the exons ATGGCGTCGCCGGGAGCTTTCGACCGCAGCGTCCCGGCCACCAAGATCGAGATAACCGTGTCCTGCCG gaaCCTGCTGGATCTCGATACCTTTTCCAAATCTGATCCCG TGGTGGTGCTGTTCGCGCAGAGCAGGGCCAGCCAGGAGTGGAGGGAG TTCGGCCGGACGGAGGTGATCGACAACACGCTCAACCCGGACTTCGTGCGCAAATTCGTCCTGGATTACTTCTTCGAAGAGAAGCAGAACCTGCGCTTCGATGT GTACAACGTGGATTCTAAAACCAACATCTCCAAACCG AAG GACTTCCTTGGGCAGGCGTTCCTGGCCCTGGGCGAGGTGATCGGAGGGCAGGGCAGCCGCGTGGAGCGGCCCCTCAC CAGGGGCATTCCAGGGAAGAAATGTGGGACAATCCTCCTAACCGCTGAGGAGCTCAGCAATTGTCGG GATATCGCCACGATGCAGCTCTGTGCCAACAAACTGGACAAGAAGGATTTCTTTGGGAAGTCGGACCCCTTCCTCGTCTTCTATCGGAGCAACGAGGATGGCAC GTTCACCATTTGTCACAAGACCGAAGTGGTGAAGAACACACTGAACCCCGTGTGGCAGCCCTTCCAAATTCCCGTCCGGGCACTCTGCAATGGTGACTATGACAG GACTGTGAAGATAGACGTGTATGACTGGGACCGAGATGGGAG TCATGACTTCATTGGAGAGTTCACGACCAGTTACCGGGAGCTGACCCGAGCCCAGAGCCAATTTACAGTGTATGAG GTTCTTAACCCTCGGAAGAAATGTAAGAAGAAGAAATATGTCAATTCCGGGACG GTGACACTGCTGTCTTTCACTGTGGACTCCGAGTTCACCTTCGTAGATTACATCAAGGGCGG GACCCAGTTGAACTTCACAGTGGCCATAGACTTCACTGCCTCCAATG GGAACCCCCTGCAGCCCACCTCCCTGCACTACATGAGCCCGTACCAGCTCAGTGCCTATGCCATGGCACTCAAGGCCGTCGGGGAGATCATCCAGGACTATGACAGCGACAAGCTCTTCCCAGCCTACGGCTTTGGAGCCAAGCTGCCCCCTGAGGGCCGGATTTCCCATCAGTTCCCGCTG AACAACGATTCCGAGAATCCCAACTGCGAAGGCATCGAGGGGGTCCTGGAGAGCTACTTCCAGAGCCTGAGGACTGTTCAGCTCTATGGTCCCACCTATTTCGCCCCAGTCATCAACCAGGTGGCCCG GGCAGCGGCGCAGGTCTCGGATGGGTCCCAGTACTACGTGCTCCTCATCATCACGGATGGGGTCATCTCAGACATGACGCAGACCAAGGAGGCCATTGTCAGT CGATGGAAGAGTTGGACGGGGACGATGTGCGGGTGTCCTCCCGCGGCCGCTACGCAGAGAGGGACATCGTGCAG TTTGTCCCTTTTCGTGACTACATAG